In Bradyrhizobium sp. 170, the DNA window CGAAATAAAGATGCCGGGTCCGGCGCAAGGCCAGCCCCAGCAGGGCAAACAGCAGCGCGGTGGCCGGCGCGCCGAAGATCAAATGCTGGCTCATGGTGGAGAGCCAGCGCGCGCGTATCGCCGAGGTCTCGAGGCCGGCGCCGACATAGAGCGGGTATTCGGCGAGCCGCCGATAGCCGAGGCGGCGTTCGATGCCGTCGGTCGGCGACGTCACCGTGATGAGGCCGGCCGTTGGACTGGCGGCGATTATTTTCCCGATCGGCCCCTTGGGGTCGAGACGGATGTCGCGGTCGATGGCGGGGAAACGCGCCAGCACGGTGCCGTCCGTCCGGCCGAGCGCGAAGTAGCTGCCAGGCTCGCGGCCGATCCGGGCGTAGTAATTCTCGAAATATTCCGGGAACACGGAAGCCTGCAGCACGCCGGCGAAGCTGCCGTCCTCGCTCGGGCGGCGTCTGCTGACGCCAAAGAACGCAGCACCTTGATAGGGCGGCCGCGGCTTCAGCGCTTCACCGATATAGGTTCCGATATCGCTAGCGGCGTGGGCCCTGAAATAGTCCCGGTCGGAAAAATCGATCCCCGGCGCCGGGACGACCAGGCTGTTGACGAGCGCGTGGCCCCTGGCGTCGAAGATCCAGGCCGATTTCACCTGCGGCAGGGAGGCGACCAGTTGTTTCAGCCGCAAATGCAGCAATTGCTCGCGCGCGACGATGTCGGCATCGGGAACGTCGCGGATGATCTCGGCGATCTCCGACAGGCTGCGGTCGATGGTCTCGAATACTTTCAGCGCATGTTCGTGCGCAACATCCAGCGCGCGCTCGATCTCACGGTCGGCGGTTTCGCGGATCGAGACCCAGGAGATGGCGGATGCAAATACAAACAGCGCCAACGGAAGGGCCAGCGAAGCGACCATCATCCATTGCAGCAGTCTCAGCGAATTACGTTGCGCAGTCTGCACGGGCGCTCCGACTCCGCGCCGAGCTTAACGCAATCCTTGGTTGGGAATAAAGCGCGTGGAGAGCGGAACTTTCTGCCTCCCCGGATGGCGTTAATGCGGATCGATAAATTGATAATCATTCGCGTCCGGCCGGCCGAGAGTAGCCGTCCGAAGGGCGGCGTCGCTTCCGGGCATGATCGCAGCCCCGTAGCCCGGATGGAGCGAAGCGCAATCCGGGACAGGTCAATCCGGCTGTGAGAACCCCGGATTTCGCTGCGCTCCATCCGGGCTACGGCATCGCGGCTAGATCTGCCGCTCGACCATCTTCAGCTTGAGTTCGGCGATGGCCTCGGACGGGTTGAGGCCCTTCGGGCAGGCCTTGGCGCAGTTCATGATGGTGTGGCAGCGGTAGAGCCGGAACGGGTCTTCGAGGTTGTCGAGCCGTTCGCCGGTGGCCTCGTCGCGGGAATCCGTCACCCAGCGGTTCGCTTGCAGGAGCGCGGCAGGCCCCAGGAAGCGGTCGCTGTTCCACCAATAGCTCGGGCAGGAGGTCGAGCAGCAGGCGCACAGGATGCACTCATAAAGGCCGTCAAGCTTTTCGCGGTCCTCGTGGCTCTGCTTCCACTCCTTCTGCGGCGTCGGCGTGGTCGTCTTCAGCCACGGCTCGATGGAAGCGTACTGCGCGTAGAAATTGGTGAGGTCGGGGACCAGATCCTTGACGACCGGCTGGTGCGGCAGCGGGTTGACCTTCACGGCGCCGCCCGCGGCCACGTCGTGCATCGACTTGGTGCAGGCCAGCGTGTTCTGGCCGTCGATGTTCATGGCGCAGGAGCCGCACACGCCTTCGCGGCAGGAACGGCGGAAGGTCAGCGTCGGGTCGATGTTGTTCTTGACCCAGATCAGGCCGTCCAGCACCATCGGCCCGCAGTCGTTGATGTCGACATGATAGGTGTCGACGCTCGGGTTCTTGCCGTCGTCCGGGTTCCAGCGATAGACCCTGAACTCGCGCGTCTCGGTCGCGCCCGCCGGCTTCGGCCAGGCCTTGCCGCCGGTGATCTTAGAGTTCTTGGGAAGCGCGAATTCAGCCATATGTCCTGCCTCTACGGTTCTCCTCGTCATTGCCGGGCCTGTCCCGGCAATCCATCCTCTCTCGAAGATGGAGGCGCCGATCAAGTCCGCGCATGACCAGTGCGATCAATACACGCGCGCCTTCGGCGGGATGTACTGGACGTCGTTCGTCATCGTGTAGTCGTGCACCGGGCGATAATCGATCGTGGTGTTGCCGCCATTGTCGATCCACGCCAGCGTGTGCTTCATCCAGTTCTTGTCGTCGCGCTCGGAAAAGTCCTCGCGCGCATGGGCGCCGCGGCTTTCGGTGCGGTTCGCCGCCGAATCCATGGTGACGACTGCCTGCGCGATCAGATTGTCGAATTCGAGCGTTTCGATCAGGTCGGAATTCCAGACCAGCGAGCGGTCGGTGGTCGCGACATCGCCGATGCCGCCATGAACCTTGTGGATCAGGTTCTGGCCTTCGTGCAGGATCTCGCCGGTGCGGAACACCGCGCAATTGCTTTGCATGACGTGCTGCATGCCCTCGCGCAGCTTCGCGGTCGGCGTGCCGCCGGAGGCGTAGCGGTAGCGGTCGAGCCGGCCGAGCGCCAGATCGGAAGAATCCGCCGGCAGGTCCGGCTGCTTGCCGCCCGGCGTCAGTTTTTCCGCAAGCCGCAGCGCGGCTGCGCGGCCGAACACGACGAGGTCGATCAGCGAGTTGGAGCCGAGCCTGTTGGCGCCGTGTACGGAAACGCAGGCCGCTTCGCCGATCGCCATCAGGCCGGGCACGACCGCATTGTCGTCGCCGTTGATCTTGGTCAGCACTTCGGCGTGATAATTGGTGGGAATGCCGCCCATGTTGTAGTGCACGGTCGGCACGATCGGGATCGGCTCACGGGTGACGTCGACATTGGCGAAGATTTTCGCTGATTCGGAAATGCCCGGCAGCCGTTCGTTCAGCACCTTGGGATCGAGATGATCGAGGTGCAGGTAGATGTGGTCCTTCTTCTTGCCGACGCCGCGGCCCTCGCGGATTTCGATGGTCATCGAGCGCGAGACGACGTCGCGGGAGGCGAGGTCCTTGGCGGAGGGCGCGTAACGCTCCATGAAGCGCTCGCCCTCGGAATTGACGAGATAGCCGCCTTCGCCGCGGGCACCCTCGGTGACGAGGCAGCCAGAGCCGTAGATGCCGGTCGGGTGGAACTGGATGAATTCCATGTCCTGCAGCGGCAGGCCTGCGCGCAGCACCATGCCGCCGCCGTCGCCGGTGCAGGTATGCGCCGAGGTGCAGGAGGCGTAGGCGCGGCCATAGCCGCCGGTGGCGAGAATCGTGGTTTGCGCGCGGAAACGATGCAGCGTGCCGTCGTCGAGCTTGAGCGCGATCACGCCGCGGCAGACGCCCTGGTCGTCCATGATCAGGTCGATGGCGAAGAACTCGATGTAGAATTCGGCCGAATGGCGCAGCGCCTGGCCGTACATCGTGTGCAGCATGGCATGCCCGGTACGGTCGGCCGCGGCGCAGGTGCGCTGCGCCTGGCCCTTGCCGTAGTCCATGGTCATGCCGCCGAACGGGCGCTGGTAGATCTTGCCGTCCTCGGTGCGCGAGAACGGCACGCCCCAATGCTCGAGCTCGTAGACGGCTTCCGGCGCGTTGCGCACCATGTATTCGATCGCGTCCTGGTCGCCGAGCCAGTCCGACCCCTTGACGGTGTCGTACATATGCCAGCGCCAGTCGTCCGGATGCATGTTGCCGAGCGAAGCCGAAATGCCGCCTTGCGCCGCAACCGTATGCGAGCGGGTCGGGAACACCTTTGTGATGCAGGCGGTGCGCAGGCCGGCTTCCGAGCAGCCGACCACGGCGCGCAGGCCGGCGCCGCCGGCGCCGACGACCACGACGTCGTAGGTGTGGTCCTCGATCGGATAGGATTTTCCGTTGGTGGCAGGACTACTTCCAATTCCGCCACTGCCGTTGCTGGCCTTGCCATTACCTTGAGCCGCCGTCCTTTGAGCAGCCATGGGTTACACTCCCGATGACAATTTGAGGATCGCGTAAATCGAGGCCAGGGCCACCGCGATACAGAAGAAATTATTCGCCATCACGCTGGCGAGCTTGATCTTTTCGTTATGCACGTAGTCCTCGATCACGATCTGCATGCCGATCCGCATGTGCCAGGTGCTGGCGACGATGAAGAGGACCAGGATGATCGCGATCGGCAGCGAGCCGAGGATTTGGGCGGCGCCGGCCTGATTGCGGCCGATCAGCATCAGGATGATCACGATGACGGGGATGATCAGCAGCGTCATCGCCACCGCCGTGAGACGCTGGCGCCAGAAATCGGTGGTGCCGGAATGCGAGGAACCGAGATTGCGGACGCGGCCGAGCGGCGTGCGCATCGAGCGAGGGCCGCTCATCGTCCGCCTCCGACCGTGTAGGCGATGATCCAGACCAGGACGGTCAGCGAAATGCCGGCGATCAGCGCGCCCCAGGTGAGCGCCTCGCGCTCATTGGCCTTGAAGCCGTAGCCGAGGTCCCAGAAGAAGTAGCGGATACCGCTACACAGATGATGCAGCAACGCCCACGTGTAGCCGAACACGATCAGCTTGCCGATGATGCTGCCGGTGAAGGCCTGGACGTTGGCGTAGGCCCCGGGGCCGGACGCCGCGGCAATCAGCCACCAGGCGAGCAAAAGCGTGCCGAAATAGAGCGCAATTCCCGTGGCGCGGTGGATGATGGAAAGCGCCATCGTCAGGGTGACGCGATAGGTCTGCAAATGGGGCGATAGCGGTCGTTCGATCCTGGCGGTCATTCGGCGGCTTCATGTTGTGTGGAACCGCGGCCGGCCCATGGGGATGCGCGGTAGATGAATTCTATTTACGTAGTCACACCAGTCCGCGCAACGATCAAATCGCTTGGAATAGAACCAACGTTCATTACTAGGAGCGCTATGAAGCGCGATTGATCAGCGGCTTGGTATACCACGGCCATTTGGCATGGTTGAAGAATTGAATATTGATTCTTTCATTGATCGATGCGGCTGCGTGCCAGCCGGATCGGTGCCGCGTCAGCGCTCGATGAGGTAATCGACGAAGGCTCTGATCTCGGCGAAGCCAGCCGCGAGGGCTGAAACATCAGGTGCAATGGCACCGGCGTGGGCTCGGAGTCGGCGAGCAGCCGCACAAGGAGGCCGGCGGCCAGGTCGGCCTCGGCTCGCCACGACGGCACCTACCCGATGCCGGCGCCTTCCTTCGCGGCGGCGGCCAGCGCGTCGAGGCTATTCATCCAGAGCCGAGCCGATATGCGGATTTTGCGGCCCGCCTGGAAGCAGCTAAGTCAGCCGGTGGGCCACACAGATGCGAGGCCGCAGGTTCTGAACGCGGGAATGTTCAAAGACATGGTGGCCGGCCTCGATCCCAAAGAGCTCATCGAACTCGCCTTGTTGCTGATTGCGGTCGGAGCGCTGTCGGGATTTCTGGCCGGCGTGTTCGGCATCGGCGGCGGCGCCATCCTGGTGCCGGTGTTCTACGAATGCTTCCGGCTGGCCGGCGTGCCGCTGGAGGTGCGGATGCCGCTCTGCATCGGCACCTCGCTGGCGATCATCATCCCGACCTCGCTCTCCTCGTTTCGCGCCCATTACATCAGAGGCGCGGTCGACACGGACATCCTCAGGCGCTGGTGGCTGCCGATCGTGATCGGCGTGATCGCCGGCAGCGTCACCGCGCGCTACGCGCCGGAACGGCTGTTCAAGATCGTGTTCGTGGTGGTGGCATGGTCGGCCGCAGCCCGGCTGTTGCTGGCGCGGGAAACCTGGAAGCTCGGCGACGAAGTGCCGAAGGGCTTTCTGATGCGCGTCTACGGCTTCTTCGTTGGGCTGTTGTCGACCTTGATGGGCGTCGGCGGCGGCCTGTTCGCGAACCTGCTGATGACGTTCTATGGCCGGCCGATCCATCAGGCGGTCGCAACCTCGTCCGCGATTGCGGTGTTGATCTCGATCCCCGGCGCGATCGGCTATGTCTATGCCGGCTGGCCCGCCGCGGCGCGCTTTCCCGATGTCACTGCGCTGCAGGCGCCATTTGCGCTCGGTTATGTCTCGCTGATCGGGGCCGTGCTCGTGATGCCGACCACGCTGATCACGGCGCCGCTCGGCGTGCGCGCCGCGCATGCGATGTCAAAGCGCACGCTGGAGATGGCGTTCGGCACGTACATGTTCATCGTCGGCGGGAGGTTTGTAGTCAGCCTGTTGTAGGCGCGTAGCCCGGATGAAGCGAAGCGAAATCCGGGATTCTCGCAGATGGACAGACTGTTCCCGGATTGCGCTCCGCTCCATCCGGGCTACAGCACCTGTGAGGTGGGGATCGCGTGACAGCCACCGGGTCGTCCCTGCGAACGCAGGGACCCATAACCACAGGTGTCAGTGGTTAGCGAAAAGCCGTCGGCCAGCGTTTCTCAATATATCCGCCGCGGCGTATGGGTCCCTGCTTTCGCAGGGACGACAGCGAATTACTTCGCGTAGATTTTCGCGTACGTATCCCGCAAAATATTCTTCTGCACCTTGCCCATGGCGTTGCGCGGCAGTTCGTCGACCACGAACACGCGCTTCGGCATCTTGAATTTGGCGAGCCGGCCGTCGAGTGCCTTCAGCACGCCCGCTTCGGTGACCTCGGCGCCCTTGCTGCAGACCAAGACGGCGGTGACCCCCTCGCCGAAATCGGCATGCGGCACGCCGATCACGGCGGATTCGATTACGCCCGGCATGGCGTCGATCTCGCTCTCGATTTCCTTCGGGTAGACGTTGAAGCCGCCGGAGATCACAAGATCCTTGCCGCGGCCGAGGATGTGGACATAGCCTTTGGGGTCGATCTTGCCGAGATCGCCGGTGATGAAGAAGCCGTCGTCGCGGAATTCGGATTTTGTTTTTTCCGGCATCCGCCAATAGCCCTTGAAGACGTTCGGGCCCTTGACCTCGATCATGCCGATCTCATCGCGCGCAATCTCCTTGCCGGTCTCAGGGTCGGTGACGCGCACGGAGACGCCGGGCAGGGGATGGCCGACGGCGCCTGGCACGCGTTCGCCATCATAGGGGTTTGAGGTATTCATGTTGGTTTCGGTCATGCCGTAGCGTTCGAGCACGGCGTGGCCGGTGCGCGCGGCCCATTCGCGATGGGTGTCGGCGAGCAGCGGCGCGGAGCCCGAAATGAACAGCCGCATGTGCTTGGTGGATTCCTTCGTCAGCGACGGGCTCTGCAACAGCCGCGTGTAGAAGGTCGGCACGCCCATCATGACGGTCGCGCGCGCCATCAGCTTGATCATCAGTTCAGGATCGAGCTTCGGCAGGAAAATCATCGAGGCGCGGGCGAACAGGGTGACGTTGCTCGCCACGAACAGGCCGTGGGTGTGATAGATCGGCAGCGCGTGGATCAGCACGTCCTTGTCGGTGAAACGCCAGTAATCGACCAGGCTGTAGGAGTTCGACGCGAGATTATCGTGCGTCAGCATCGCGCCCTTGGAGCGGCCTGTCGTGCCCGAGGTGTAGAGGATCGCGGCGAGGTCGTCATTGGCGCGTGCGACGGTCGCAAACGCCGCTTCGGCCTTGGCGGCGGCATCCGTCAGCGATCCCTTGCCGTCGGGCCCGAGCGTTTCGACTTTTGCCTTCACCTTGGCCGCGATCGCACCGATGCCGTCCGCCTTCGAGGGGTCGCATACCACCAGCGACGGCTCGGCGTCGGAGATGAAGTAGTCGAGTTCGTTGAGCGTATAGGCGGTGTTGAGCGGCAAATAGACGCCGCCTGCGCGCACGGTCGCGAGATAGAGCACCAGCGCCGGCACCGATTTCTCGGTCTGCGCCGCCACGCGGTCACCGGGCTTGACGCCGCGCGCAACCAGCACATTCGCCATCTGGCCGGCGCGGGCGATCAGATCGCCATAGCTGATGCGCGTGCCGTCGAGCATTTCGATCGCAAGCCGGTTCGGATCGTCGAGCGTATCGAACAGGCGGGAAAACAGGTTGGCGTTGGCAGTCGTGTTCATGCAACATTCCCTAAGAGGGCGCTGGCCCGCGGAATTTCGCAGGCTGGAATAGCAAGAACGCCCTTCATAAAGCAACGGAGACAGTTTGCATGACAAATAGCGGGAAACGCGTGGCCTGGGTGACGGGCGGTGGCAGCGGGATCGGCGCGTCGGGGGCGGAATGCCTGGCGGCGGACGGCTGGATCGTGGTGGTTTCGGGTCGGCGGAAAGACGCCCTCGACAAGGTCGTGGCCGATATCGCCAAAAAGGGCGGCAAGGCCGAGGCGATCGCGCTCGATGTCAGCAACAAGGAAGATGTCAACAAGGCGGCCGGGCAGATCCTGGAAAAACACGGCCGGATCGACCTCCTGGTCAACAGCGCCGGCCTCAACGTGCCGAAGCGAAGCTGGGCCGACATGGATCTGGACGGCTGGGACAAGGTCGTCGATATCAATCTCAACGGCGTGCTTTACTGCATGCGCGCGGTGCTGCCGGCGATGAGGAAGCAGCAGGACGGCTGCATCATCAACGTCGCGTCCTGGGCCGGCCGTCACGTCTCGAAAATGCCGGGCCCGGCCTACACCACCACAAAACACGCGGTGCTGGCGCTGACCCATTCCTTCAATATGGACGAATGCGTCAACGGCCTGCGCGCCTGCTGCCTGTCGCCCGGCGAGGTCGCGACCCCGATCCTGAAGCTGCGCCCCGTGGTGCCGTCGGAAGAGGAGCAGGCGAAAATGCTGCAGCCGGAAGATTGCGGCCGCACCATCGCCTTCGTCGCCAGCATGCCGCCACGCGTGTGCATGAACGAGATCCTGATCAGCCCGACGCATAATCGCGGATTCATCCAGACCCCGCATAATCGGGATTAGGACGAGCTCTCTCCATCGTCGTCCCTGCGAAAGCAGGGACCCATAACCACCGGCCTTAGTTTGGCGATAGACATCAGCCACAGAGCCTTATTGAGAGATCACGCGGTATGGGTCCCTGCGTGCGCAGGGACGACGAGAGACATGGGGCGTCGCGGCACGGCTCGGGCCCTCAAAAGTTTCACAAATCACGATAATTCATTCGCCGGCCTCGGCCTCGAGGGGGCGGACCGGTGTCCGGTGCCAGCCCTCCTCGTGCTTGCGCCAGTAGGTATCCCTAAGCAGCATTGAGATCGGCCCGGGCCGGTCGTTGCCGAGGATGCGTGCGCCGATGCGCGACGCGGGCATGACGCCGCCGGCCGTCGTCGCCAGGAAGACCTCGTCCGCGTGGTCGAGCGCCGATCGGGGAATCGGTTCAACCGCAGCCTCGATGCCGAGTTCGGCGCAGAGCTCCAGCACCGATCGGCGCGTGATGCCGTGCAGGCTGCCGCGATCGGGCGTCGTTACCCTTCCGTCCTTCACGAGGAAGACGTTGAAGCCCGGCCCTTCAGTCAGGAAACCCTGCGTATCGCACAGCACCGCTGTGTCGAAATTGGCGTCGTGCGCCTCCAGCAGGCCGGAGGTCAGATCGTTCCACTGATAGTTCTTGACCGTGGGATCGACTGAGGCGTCGGGCACGCGCGGCGTCGAGGCGATGAAGACATGGGCTCCGCGCGCCTGCACGTCCTTGGGAACGACATCGATCCAGGGCAGCGCATAGGCGATCAGGTGGTTTTCGCAATCGGCCGGCCGGCGTGATCCCGCAACGCGTGGCCGTCCGCGCGAGGCCACCATCGCGACATAGGCGTCCGAAAGACCGGTCAGCGCCACGCAGCGATGCAGGATCGCCTCGATCGCGGCGCTGTCTTCCGGCGGCCGGATCCGGCGCTGCGCCATCGAGCGCTCGAAACGATCGAGATGGTCGGCAAGCCGGAAGAAGCCGCCCTTGAACACATGCACGACGTCGTAGACGACATCGGACCGCGTAAAACCCCAATCGGTGACGGGCAGCGTCGCCTCGGCGATCGGGACGAAGCGCCCCCTGACATAGCCGGCGCCCTCGGCGAAGATCGAGTCCTTCATGCGTTATCTCCGAAGCATCACACAGGTATCGCAAGGGCTCCAGCCATCCCAAGCCGTTACGAACGGCTCCAGTAATGAGAGTTATACCGGCAATCGCGGCATGGTGGCACGCGATGACAGGCTCCGCGTAACCCGGGACAGCGTCTATCGTCGCAGATGATCCCGGATTGCGCTGCGCTCCATCCGGGCTACGGGTGCCCGTCATCGCACGGCCCGCGCCCGCGAAAGTTTCAGCCATCACGATAATTTATTCGCCGAAACCGGCCGAAAAACCTCCCGTAGCTCGGCCAACGACGACGAAATCAACCCGGTCCATCGACCTGGCGTCGTTGTTTTCAGTACCGGCGGATGCCCCGCCGGCCATCGCAATCCTCGGGAGAAGATTCCATGTCCAAACGTATTGCACTTCTGTCCGCCGCCGTGTTCAGCGCACTGGCTTTCACCGCCACCATCACCGCGCCCGCCAGCGCGGAAGAAAAGACCGTGATGGTCGGCGGCGCGGCGATGTTCCCCTCCAAGAATATCGTCCAGAACGCCGTCAACTCGAAGGATCACACCACGCTGGTTGCCGCGGTGAAGGCCGCCGGCCTGGTTGAAACGCTGGAAAGCAAGGGCCCGTTCACGGTGTTCGCGCCGACCAACACCGCCTTCGGCAAGCTGCCGGCCGGCACCGTCGAGACGCTGGTGAAGCCTGAAAACAAGGCGACCCTGACCAAGATCCTCACCTACCATGTCGTGCCCGGCAAGCTCGCCGCGTCCGACCTGAAGGACGGCATGAAGCTCAAGACCGCCGAAGGCGAACCACTGTCGGTCAAGCTCCAGGACGGCAAGGTCTGGATTATCGACGCCAAGGGTGGAACCTCGATGGTCACGATCTCGAACGTCAATCAGTCCAACGGCGTGATCCATGTGGTCGATACCGTGCTGATGCCGGCGTCCTGAGCTCCCGCGCGCCCCTGACTGGTCCCAACAGGGCGTGTGGATTGGCGAGCCGGGGCAACCCGGCTCGCTTTTTTGTGAACCCGATACGCGCCGTGCATCGATCTGATAGCGTCATGGCAAGTAACGGAAAGCCGGTTCCCGGCGTATAATTGGTAGCGAATTGCAAGCGGGGAAGAGCCATGTCGGCCGTAACAGTCAGCGACGAACACGCCGCGTCAACCAAGGCCAAGGTCATTCAGCCGGCCTGGGTGCGGGCGCTGCATTGGACCAACGCCTTCGCGATGGTTTTGATGATCATGTCGGGGTGGCAGATCTACAATGCCTCGCCGCTGTTCGATTTCCGCTTCTCCTCGAGCATCACGCTGGGCGGCTGGCTCGGCGGCGCGCTGCTCTGGCATTTCGCCGCGATGTGGCTGTTGATGGTCAACGGCCTGATCTATCTGACTGTGGGTCTTGCCACCGGCCGCTTCCGCAAGAAGCTGCTGCCGATCACGCCGGAGGGCGTGATCTCGGACACCAAGGCGGCACTGACCGGCAAGCTCTCGCATGACGATCTCACCAAGTACAACCAGGTGCAAAAGCTGCTTTATGCCGGAATCATCGTCGTCGGTATCCTCATCGTGCTGTCGGGCCTGGCGATCTGGAAACCAGTCCAGTTGCAATATCTGACGGCGCTGTTCGGCGGCTACGAGGCCGCCCGCTACGTCCATTTCTTCTGCATGGCTGGTATCGTCGCCTTCATGGTGGTTCATGTTGTGCTGGCTCTTCTGGTGCCGAAGAGCCTGCGCGCCATGATCATCGGCCGCTAACTTAAAGGGAGCACGGTCATGGGCCGCATGCGCAATCTCCTGATCCCCGGCGTCGACAAGACGCTCCTCATCAGGGACGCGGTGAAGACGATGCCGGATCTCACGCGCCGACGCTTCATCTCGGGCGGCGCCAGCCTCGGCGCGCTGACGCTGCTGACCGGCTGCGACGTGACCGATAGTTTTTCAGCCGAGGAGATGCTGAAGCAGGTCTCGAAGTTCAATGACGGCGTGCAGGCGTTGATCTTCAATCCCAATGCCATGGCACCGACATTTCCGGAAAGCGCAATCACAAAGCCGTTCCCGTTCAATGGCTATTATGACGTCGACGACGCGCCTGAAGTCGACGGCAAGAGCTGGAAGCTCGAGGTGCGCGGGCTGGTCGACAACAAGAAGTCCTGGACGCTGGACGAGCTTTATCAATTGTCGCAAGTCAAGCAGGTCACGCGCCACATCTGCGTCGAGGGCTGGAGCGCGATCGGAAGCTGGACCGGCGTCCCCTTGCGCGATTTCCTGAAACTGATCGGCGCGGATACGCGGGCGAAATATGTCTGGTTTCAGTGCGCCGACAGGGACGGTTACAACTCGCCGCTGGACATGCCGTCCGCGCTGCATGCGCAGACACAGATGAGCTTCAAGTTCGCCGACGAGATTTTGCCGCGCGCCTATGGCTTCCCGATGAGGATCAGGGTGCCGACAAAACTCGGCTTCAAGAGCCCGAAATACGTGATCTCGATGGAAGTCACCAACGATTACAAGGGCGGCTTCTGGGAAGACCAGGGGTATAATTCGTTCAGCGGGAGTTGATTGGTCCCCAACTCCCTCGTCGCCCCTGCGAACGCAGGGGCCCATACCGCGTGATCTCGATATTTTGCGCTGGAGTGAGTTCTTGCTCTCCAACTGAACCCTGGGGTTCTGGGTCCCTGCGTTCGCAGGGACGACGCGCGGATGGAGAACGCATTACGGCTTCTATCTCAGCTTCCCCTGAAACGCCGCCAGCACCGCGCCCAGAATCGTAGGGTAGGCAAAGCGAAGCGTGCCCACCACTCGGGCCAAATCCAACTGGCGCCGCGAACGACTACGCGGCCGCCATGTCCACTCGACGGCAGAAGCAGGACGCCTTAATTGGAATCTCCGACCGCGCCTGCGCCAAATCGAGCCTCTGTTTGATCAGGGCCGTCTCGACCTTTTCTCCGCGACGGACCAGGCATTCGTGCAGCCCGTGCAGCGACCAGAGATTATCAGGGTGCTGGCAGGCGCGGCTCAATTTGCCGTCAAGACCGAGATCAGAGCGGTATACCGCCTCGGCTTCCTCGATCCGTCCCTGCTCGAGGAGAAGTGCCCCCAACGCATGTCGGGTCGGCTGCATCCATCCCCACGGCTCGTCATAGGGCAGCCCGTCGCTGAGCTCGACCGACCTGCGCAGGTGCGCGAAGGCTGCGTCATGGTTGCCCTTTCGATATTCCAGCTCGCCATTCAGCATCGCTTCGGCCACACCCAGCAGACCAACGACATGATTGTTGTGTACGCGGCGGCTCTCGGGCACCCGGGTTTTCGCCGCCATGAACAACGCCTTCTCCGTCTCGGCCTCGGCGACATTGCCGAGCGCCGAATGAGCGACGGCCTTGGCGTAGTGCATCATGGCGACATTCGAGCAGTAGAGGTCTCGATCCCCAGGTAACTCCTGTTCGATGATTTCGCGCCATTTGCCGAAGCGCACCAGGACGTGCTGCTTCATCGTCAGGTAGCCCTCGAGGAAATCCGCCATCGGGGGCGATTCAATACGCAGTACCGCCTCGGGGATCGTCGCGATCAGTTCCTCGGCTGCCGCGATTGCGGGTGTGTACTGGCCAAGGAACATGGCGCCGTAAATCGCGAAGTGGAAGTCGTGGATGACGTAGACCAGGTAGACACCCGGATCGTCCGAATAGGCGAGGAACCTGCGGTCGGTCGCGAGCGCCTTCTGATTATGGACTAGGACGTCGTTGTAGTGCCCGCACAGCACATCGAGATGCGTCGGCATGTGGATGAGGTGACCGGAGTCCGGGACGATCTCGCGCAATCGGTCACCGGCCCGCAATGCGCGCTGCGGAAATGGCGACATCTCCATCAGGTGGACATAGAGATGTAAGAGGCCCGGGTGATCCCATGCAGTGGGGATTCTGTCTAAAGCGTATTCCAGCACCGCCCTGCATTCTTCGGTGCCTG includes these proteins:
- a CDS encoding succinate dehydrogenase iron-sulfur subunit, encoding MAEFALPKNSKITGGKAWPKPAGATETREFRVYRWNPDDGKNPSVDTYHVDINDCGPMVLDGLIWVKNNIDPTLTFRRSCREGVCGSCAMNIDGQNTLACTKSMHDVAAGGAVKVNPLPHQPVVKDLVPDLTNFYAQYASIEPWLKTTTPTPQKEWKQSHEDREKLDGLYECILCACCSTSCPSYWWNSDRFLGPAALLQANRWVTDSRDEATGERLDNLEDPFRLYRCHTIMNCAKACPKGLNPSEAIAELKLKMVERQI
- the sdhA gene encoding succinate dehydrogenase flavoprotein subunit — encoded protein: MAAQRTAAQGNGKASNGSGGIGSSPATNGKSYPIEDHTYDVVVVGAGGAGLRAVVGCSEAGLRTACITKVFPTRSHTVAAQGGISASLGNMHPDDWRWHMYDTVKGSDWLGDQDAIEYMVRNAPEAVYELEHWGVPFSRTEDGKIYQRPFGGMTMDYGKGQAQRTCAAADRTGHAMLHTMYGQALRHSAEFYIEFFAIDLIMDDQGVCRGVIALKLDDGTLHRFRAQTTILATGGYGRAYASCTSAHTCTGDGGGMVLRAGLPLQDMEFIQFHPTGIYGSGCLVTEGARGEGGYLVNSEGERFMERYAPSAKDLASRDVVSRSMTIEIREGRGVGKKKDHIYLHLDHLDPKVLNERLPGISESAKIFANVDVTREPIPIVPTVHYNMGGIPTNYHAEVLTKINGDDNAVVPGLMAIGEAACVSVHGANRLGSNSLIDLVVFGRAAALRLAEKLTPGGKQPDLPADSSDLALGRLDRYRYASGGTPTAKLREGMQHVMQSNCAVFRTGEILHEGQNLIHKVHGGIGDVATTDRSLVWNSDLIETLEFDNLIAQAVVTMDSAANRTESRGAHAREDFSERDDKNWMKHTLAWIDNGGNTTIDYRPVHDYTMTNDVQYIPPKARVY
- the sdhD gene encoding succinate dehydrogenase, hydrophobic membrane anchor protein; this translates as MRTPLGRVRNLGSSHSGTTDFWRQRLTAVAMTLLIIPVIVIILMLIGRNQAGAAQILGSLPIAIILVLFIVASTWHMRIGMQIVIEDYVHNEKIKLASVMANNFFCIAVALASIYAILKLSSGV
- the sdhC gene encoding succinate dehydrogenase, cytochrome b556 subunit, with translation MTARIERPLSPHLQTYRVTLTMALSIIHRATGIALYFGTLLLAWWLIAAASGPGAYANVQAFTGSIIGKLIVFGYTWALLHHLCSGIRYFFWDLGYGFKANEREALTWGALIAGISLTVLVWIIAYTVGGGR
- a CDS encoding sulfite exporter TauE/SafE family protein codes for the protein MVAGLDPKELIELALLLIAVGALSGFLAGVFGIGGGAILVPVFYECFRLAGVPLEVRMPLCIGTSLAIIIPTSLSSFRAHYIRGAVDTDILRRWWLPIVIGVIAGSVTARYAPERLFKIVFVVVAWSAAARLLLARETWKLGDEVPKGFLMRVYGFFVGLLSTLMGVGGGLFANLLMTFYGRPIHQAVATSSAIAVLISIPGAIGYVYAGWPAAARFPDVTALQAPFALGYVSLIGAVLVMPTTLITAPLGVRAAHAMSKRTLEMAFGTYMFIVGGRFVVSLL